One Calditrichia bacterium DNA window includes the following coding sequences:
- a CDS encoding ABC transporter permease: MFPFVEAFKMAVTAIWSHKLRSALTLVGIIAGVASIIAVMTGISVVQGTIEKEMSVLGTTVFQVQKWGRGFDDVDWREIQKRKPVTVENAAAIRENVDNVTMVGSELWDFGHSARYRNETAERVTICGGTPEYPENNTHYVYLGRNISHEDVKMARNTVVIGYAIAERLFPYVDPIDKVLKIDGFKYRVVGVFEEKKSAMGGGYDNYILMPISKFTKVYGSKTSWGDDRSVNVTVRVSSPELVADAIEETRFVLRQNRKVPPQNRDDFTIFTNDSQIRSFNQATAGVKAGAFVIGIIALVVAGIGIMNIMLVSVTERTKEIGIRKSLGAKRKHILLQFLLEAIILCNIGGVFGVMVGFGLGNVVTIFTGFAANVPMEWAVGGLVFCTTVGLIFGMWPAVLASRLDPIDALRYE; encoded by the coding sequence ATGTTTCCATTTGTTGAAGCATTCAAAATGGCTGTCACCGCAATCTGGAGCCACAAATTGCGCTCCGCGTTGACGCTGGTCGGGATCATCGCCGGTGTCGCGTCGATCATCGCGGTGATGACCGGAATTTCTGTGGTGCAAGGCACCATCGAAAAAGAAATGAGCGTACTCGGCACTACCGTTTTTCAGGTGCAAAAATGGGGTCGCGGTTTTGACGATGTCGATTGGCGCGAAATCCAGAAACGCAAACCGGTCACGGTGGAAAATGCCGCCGCCATCCGCGAAAATGTGGATAACGTAACGATGGTCGGCTCCGAACTGTGGGATTTCGGGCACAGCGCCCGCTATCGCAACGAAACAGCGGAACGGGTAACCATCTGCGGCGGAACGCCGGAATATCCCGAAAACAACACCCATTATGTGTATCTTGGCAGAAATATTTCTCATGAAGATGTGAAAATGGCGCGCAACACGGTTGTGATCGGATACGCCATCGCCGAACGGCTGTTTCCGTATGTCGATCCCATTGATAAAGTGTTGAAAATTGACGGGTTCAAATATCGTGTCGTCGGTGTTTTTGAGGAGAAAAAATCGGCGATGGGCGGCGGATACGATAACTATATTCTGATGCCAATTTCAAAATTTACAAAAGTTTACGGATCAAAAACCAGTTGGGGCGACGACCGTTCTGTGAACGTAACGGTTCGCGTATCATCGCCGGAACTGGTGGCAGATGCCATCGAAGAAACCCGTTTTGTGCTGCGCCAAAACCGCAAGGTTCCCCCACAAAACAGAGATGATTTCACCATTTTCACCAATGATAGCCAAATCCGCTCGTTCAATCAGGCCACTGCCGGCGTGAAAGCCGGTGCGTTTGTGATCGGCATTATCGCGTTGGTTGTGGCGGGCATTGGCATCATGAATATCATGCTCGTTTCCGTTACGGAACGGACCAAAGAAATTGGTATTCGCAAATCGCTGGGCGCAAAACGGAAGCACATTTTGCTCCAATTTTTGCTGGAGGCGATTATTTTGTGCAACATCGGCGGTGTTTTCGGCGTGATGGTTGGATTTGGGCTGGGCAACGTGGTTACCATTTTTACCGGGTTTGCAGCGAATGTTCCAATGGAATGGGCTGTCGGCGGGTTGGTATTTTGCACCACCGTCGGGCTGATTTTCGGGATGTGGCCGGCTGTTCTGGCTTCGCGTCTCGATCCCATCGATGCGTTACGATACGAATAA